A region of the Pseudomonas silesiensis genome:
AGTTTTCATTTCTGAAAGACGAGGCAAATAATAGACGCTCAATGTAGTCGTAACAAGTAGAAGATAGGCTGTGCTTAAACGCCACATCGCTTCCCAATAGCCAGCCACCTCCCACCCCAAAGTACTACCAAGGTGATTTCTTACTAACATTTGCCCAAGGGGAACGCAGGCTGCCGAAACTACCGCCATTAAAAAATAACCGGATAAGTTGTGAAGCGTTTCTTTATCGAGACACCCGAACAGCGAACTGATCTTAAACCATTTAGTCCTGACACATAGAAGCAGAGTAACTACAAAACTAACTGACTGATAGATTACCAGCGCAATGAGCGCACCAAACAAACCATACTGGATTGCCAAGTAAAATGTAACACCCAACGACAAAAGACTCCCGGCAATATTGGCAGTCACATAAAGTAAAATTTCCTTTCTACCGTTCAATATAGCCAACAGCAAGGAATTTAAAGAAAAGAAAACCACCCCACCAGAAAACCAGAGAAATACGCTCCCGAGATTTTCGTCTTTTAGAAATACCGATGCAAGTTGACGATGCAACAGCGCAACCAAAACACCAACAAAAACACTACCCACAATCGTGACGGTGCCTGCCGTTCTCCACAATTTCAACTGTCGATCAGGCCTGTCATGATATTGCGCTGTGTATTTTACGACGCCGTTGCTGATCGCACCGCCTGTAAAAGTCGTGATCATCTGCAGTGCATTCTGGAACTGCCCGATTGCCGCGTAGCCAGCAGGCCCAACATACACAGCAAGAACCTTGTTAAGTCCCAGCAAAGTCAGCATCTTGATAACTACAGCAACGCCATTTAGTAGACTGGTTCTAACAAGATTCATGTCATATCTGACTGAAAACTATTGCAAGCAGCCACCACCGCACGTGCTTCTTCCAAAAGCAAGCCAGGCCCCATCGGCAAACTCAATATTTCGCGATGGATTTTTTCCGATACCGGCAATGAATATCTCGCAAGCTCCGAATAAGCCTGTTGCTGGTGAGGGGGTATGGGGTAATGAATGAGTGTTTGTATATTGTTCGCAAGCAGATGGTTCTGCAGCGCGTCCCTATCTTGACAAAGTACGGTATAAACGTGCCAGACATGACTTGAATTTTCTAAAGGATTGAACTGCGAAACAACAGGTAAAGTGATTGCAGGGTGTTGGATATTATTTGTGTACAGGTCTGCAATCTTTCGCCTATGGATAGTTTGCTCGTCGAGGTACTTCAGCTTGACCGACAACATAGCTGCCTGAATTTCATCCAGCCGACTATTCATTCCACGATAAAGATTTTTGTACTTCTCGTGCGAGCCATAGTTACGCAACGCCCGAAGTGTGGATGCTAGCATATCGTCATTAGTGGTTACCGCTCCAGCATCGCCAAGAGCACCAAGGTTCTTGCCTGGATAGAAGCTAAAACCGGAAGCGTGGCCCCAGCCACCTGCTTTTCTCCCATTAACGTTCGCTCCGTGGGATTGGGCGGAATCTTCCAGAACGAGCAAACCAGAGCGTTCAGCTAGAGCCATGATTGCTGGCATGTCCGCAAGGCGCCCATACAAATGTACAGGTAGAATAGCTTTGGTTTTAGCAGTAATGGCTGCTTCGGCACTGATCGGGCAAATATTAAACGTTGCAGGATCAGGCTCAACCAGAACAGGTACCAACCCATTCTCCGATATGGCAAGGATGCTTGCGATATATGTATTGGAGGGAACCAGAATTTCGTCGCCCTCGCGCAAATAACCAAGTTCCTTCCAGGCTCGGATTACCAGTACCAAGGCGTCCAGTCCATTGGCAACACCAATACAATGCTTAGTTCCGCAGTATTCAGCATAGCTGCTTTCAAACTGTTGAAGCTCGCTTCCCCCGATATACCAACCAGAATCAATAACGCGCGTGCACGCCTCAATCAACTCATCGCGGCACGCCTGGTTGATGGATTTCAAATCAAGGAAACTTATCATTAGCTCAGATACCTAATAACTTTAGCTGGGTTACCCACAACAACCGCCCGGTCTGGGACATCGGAAACGACGACCGCCCCAGCGCCTACCATTGCCTTTTCGCCGATGGTCACACCGGGCAATATTGTCGCATTCGCACCAATGCTCGCGCCCTGTTTGATAGTGATGCCGGAGAATGATTCCGGATAAACCTTGGAGCGCGGCATGACGTCATTGGTGAATGTTGCGTTTGGACCGATAAAAACGTTATCGGCGACGACAGTTCCTTCCCAAAGGAAGACTCCCGACTTGATCGTCACGTTGTTGCCTACCGTAACGCCATTTTCGACAAGCGTATGTGCACAGATGTTGCAATTTTCACCAATAACGGCGCCATCAAAAACTACCGCAAATTGCCACACTCGAGTATTTTTTCCAATGCGGGTGCTTTTGACATCGGCGAGTGCATGGAT
Encoded here:
- a CDS encoding O-antigen translocase, which encodes MNLVRTSLLNGVAVVIKMLTLLGLNKVLAVYVGPAGYAAIGQFQNALQMITTFTGGAISNGVVKYTAQYHDRPDRQLKLWRTAGTVTIVGSVFVGVLVALLHRQLASVFLKDENLGSVFLWFSGGVVFFSLNSLLLAILNGRKEILLYVTANIAGSLLSLGVTFYLAIQYGLFGALIALVIYQSVSFVVTLLLCVRTKWFKISSLFGCLDKETLHNLSGYFLMAVVSAACVPLGQMLVRNHLGSTLGWEVAGYWEAMWRLSTAYLLLVTTTLSVYYLPRLSEMKTGGEIKKEVLDGYRLILPVAVVAGLLMYLLRDTIVSILFTSEFYPMRDFFSGQVVGDSLKICSWIMAYVMLSKAMVKLFIITEILSCVSFYILSVVFTDLWGMAAVTWAYAFNYALYSLIMYVFVYRKLENYSASESEKAT
- a CDS encoding DegT/DnrJ/EryC1/StrS family aminotransferase; the protein is MISFLDLKSINQACRDELIEACTRVIDSGWYIGGSELQQFESSYAEYCGTKHCIGVANGLDALVLVIRAWKELGYLREGDEILVPSNTYIASILAISENGLVPVLVEPDPATFNICPISAEAAITAKTKAILPVHLYGRLADMPAIMALAERSGLLVLEDSAQSHGANVNGRKAGGWGHASGFSFYPGKNLGALGDAGAVTTNDDMLASTLRALRNYGSHEKYKNLYRGMNSRLDEIQAAMLSVKLKYLDEQTIHRRKIADLYTNNIQHPAITLPVVSQFNPLENSSHVWHVYTVLCQDRDALQNHLLANNIQTLIHYPIPPHQQQAYSELARYSLPVSEKIHREILSLPMGPGLLLEEARAVVAACNSFQSDMT
- a CDS encoding acyltransferase, which translates into the protein MPKIHALADVKSTRIGKNTRVWQFAVVFDGAVIGENCNICAHTLVENGVTVGNNVTIKSGVFLWEGTVVADNVFIGPNATFTNDVMPRSKVYPESFSGITIKQGASIGANATILPGVTIGEKAMVGAGAVVVSDVPDRAVVVGNPAKVIRYLS